In Palaemon carinicauda isolate YSFRI2023 chromosome 41, ASM3689809v2, whole genome shotgun sequence, the following are encoded in one genomic region:
- the LOC137632444 gene encoding PAX-interacting protein 1-like gives MLQGRMLQGEMLQSIMLQGQMLQSRMLQGQNVTEQDVARPNITEQENVAEQNVARAECHKAECCRAECREARCCRAEMSRGEMLQSRMSQGKMMQSRMSQGEMMQSRMSQGEMMQSRMLQSTMLQGEMLQSTMLQDEMLQSTMLQDEMLQSSLASPDVAEQNVAKPE, from the exons ATGTTGCAAGGCCGAATGTTGCAAGGCGAGATGTTGCAGAGCATAATGTTGCAAGGCCAGATGTTGCAGAGTAGAATGTTGCAAGGCCAGAATGTAACAGAGCAGGATGTTGCAAGGCCGAATATTACAGAGCAGGagaatgttgcagagcagaatgtcgcaag AGCAGAATGTCACAAGGCtgaatgttgcagagcagaatgtcgcgaGGCGAGATGTTGCAGAGCTGAGATGTCGCGAGgcgagatgttgcagagcagaatgtcgcaaggcAAGATgatgcagagcagaatgtcgcaaggcgagatgatgcagagcagaatgtcgcaaggcgagatgatgcagagcagaatgttgcagAGCACAATGTTACAAGGTGAGATGTTGCAGAGCACAATGTTGCAAGATGAGATGTTGCAGAGCACAATGTTGCAAGATGAGATGTTGCAGAGCAGTCTTGCAAGtccagatgttgcagagcagaatgttgcaaaGCCAGAATGA
- the LOC137632445 gene encoding keratin-associated protein 4-11-like: protein MLQGQNVTEQDVARPNVARRDVAEQNVARPDVAEQNVARPECNRAGECCRAECRKVRCCRAECCNARLLQSRMLQCQTVAEQNVSRPNVAEQNVSRPNVAEQNVTRPNVAEQNVARRDVAELRCREARCCRAECCKAR, encoded by the coding sequence atgttgcaaggccAGAATGTTACAGAGCAGGATGTTGCAAGGCCGAATGTTGCAAGgcgagatgttgcagagcagaatgttgcaaggccagatgttgcagagcagaatgttgcaaggccAGAATGTAACAGAGCAGGagaatgttgcagagcagaatgtcgcaaggTGAGATGTTGTAGAGCAGAATGTTGCAATGCCAgactgttgcagagcagaatgttgcaatGCCAgactgttgcagagcagaatgtctcAAGGCcgaatgttgcagagcagaatgtctcGAGGCcgaatgttgcagagcagaatgtcacAAGGCcgaatgttgcagagcagaatgtcgcgaGGCGAGATGTTGCAGAGCTGAGATGTCGCGAGgcgagatgttgcagagcagaatgttgcaaaGCGAGATGA
- the LOC137632446 gene encoding keratin-associated protein 4-11-like: MLQGQNVIEQDVARRDVAEHNVARPNVAEQNVAEQNVARPECNRAGCCKAEYYRAGECCRAECRKVRCRAECCNARLLQSRMLQCQTVAEQNVSRPNVAEQNVTRPNVAEQNVARPNVAEQNVTRPNVAEQNVARQDVAELSCREARCCRAECRKAR; the protein is encoded by the coding sequence atgttgcaaggccAGAATGTTATAGAGCAGGATGTTGCAAGGAGAGATGTTGCAGAGCATAATGTTGCAAGGCcaaatgttgcagagcagaatgttgcagagcagaatgttgcgAGGCCAGAATGTAACAGAGCAGGATGTTGCAAGGCCGAATATTACAGAGCAGGagaatgttgcagagcagaatgtcgcaaggTGAGATGTAGAGCAGAATGTTGCAATGCCAgactgttgcagagcagaatgttgcaatGCCAgactgttgcagagcagaatgtctcAAGGCcgaatgttgcagagcagaatgtcacAAGGCcgaatgttgcagagcagaatgtcgcgaGGCcgaatgttgcagagcagaatgtcacGAGGCcgaatgttgcagagcagaatgtcgcgaGGCAAGATGTTGCAGAGCTGAGTTGTCGCGAGgcgagatgttgcagagcagaatgtcgcaaggcgagatga
- the LOC137632447 gene encoding keratin-associated protein 4-11-like gives MLQGQNVTEQDVARPNVARRDVAEQNVARPDVAEQNVARPECNRAGECCRAECRKVRCCRAECCNARLLQSRMLQCQTVAEQNVSRPNVAEQNVSRPNVAEQNVTRPNVAEQNVTRPNVAEQNVARRDVAELRCREARCCRAECCKAR, from the coding sequence atgttgcaaggccAGAATGTTACAGAGCAGGATGTTGCAAGGCCGAATGTTGCAAGgcgagatgttgcagagcagaatgttgcaaggccagatgttgcagagcagaatgttgcaaggccAGAATGTAACAGAGCAGGagaatgttgcagagcagaatgtcgcaaggTGAGATGTTGTAGAGCAGAATGTTGCAATGCCAgactgttgcagagcagaatgttgcaatGCCAgactgttgcagagcagaatgtctcAAGGCcgaatgttgcagagcagaatgtctcGAGGCcgaatgttgcagagcagaatgtcacAAGGCcgaatgttgcagagcagaatgtcacAAGGCcgaatgttgcagagcagaatgtcgcgaGGCGAGATGTTGCAGAGCTGAGATGTCGCGAGgcgagatgttgcagagcagaatgttgcaaaGCGAGATga
- the LOC137632448 gene encoding keratin-associated protein 4-11-like has product MLQGQNVIEQDVARRDVAEHNVARPNVAEQNVARPECNRAGCCKAEYYRAGECCRAECRKVRCRAECCNARLLQSRMLQCQTVAEQNVSRPNVAEQNVTRPNVAEQNVARPNVAEQNVARQDVAELSCREARCCRAECRKAR; this is encoded by the coding sequence atgttgcaaggccAGAATGTTATAGAGCAGGATGTTGCAAGGAGAGATGTTGCAGAGCATAATGTTGCAAGGCcaaatgttgcagagcagaatgttgcaaggccAGAATGTAACAGAGCAGGATGTTGCAAGGCCGAATATTACAGAGCAGGagaatgttgcagagcagaatgtcgcaaggTGAGATGTAGAGCAGAATGTTGCAATGCCAgactgttgcagagcagaatgttgcaatGCCAgactgttgcagagcagaatgtctcAAGGCcgaatgttgcagagcagaatgtcacAAGGCcgaatgttgcagagcagaatgtcgcgaGGCcgaatgttgcagagcagaatgtcgcgaGGCAAGATGTTGCAGAGCTGAGTTGTCGCGAGgcgagatgttgcagagcagaatgtcgcaaggcGAGATGA
- the LOC137632692 gene encoding uncharacterized protein yields MAVFKPERDTTKCRVVFLSNLCENNPLQGVTMSHNQAMLSGPCLNQKITTALLQLRFDSKLLCFDIKKAFLNICLSDLDSSKLLFLWHRNVQKGDYSIVAYRSLRLPFGLVCSPCILLLGLYKILMIDTDDDDQVNLLKRHIYSLIYMDNGSITANNSEKLKWAFQELKGIFEPYKFYLQQFVTNDTEIQEEIDNSSGEKTSRSVKLLGLLWDRVDDTLSTKPLVLDGEANTKRNVLKTIASHYDVFGFTLPILNRARLFLHKLQCDSSYTWDSKLPDVEIKEWKNICRQANSSPSLGIRRFVGQRNGEYKLIAFTDSSKDIYGTVIFIQDIQSLEVNFVLAKNRFVNKQLSGKSMPSLEFQAITLGAEVLIDTYKELTGPSCVEAINIKELHLFSDSLVSLSWINSHCYKLDKMHKHSTFIRNRLEHLITLCEMHPIRFQFVSGIENPADLVTRVASYKTTVKSNFLSGPVFLKESANFYSSRSDIINIIVPNPRAKSGDVVSENYNQINFGSTEEECAEHLASTGGCSASFKSGQIITGAAAKGEPEHLVTVNKFSSLSRLVSVYRYVFKFIESLKCKLYSRYPERYGNLRVLDENLYAKAMNYIIRIEQHIYFPEIFRYFDSGSTFVKDIPNIVNQLDVYPDNEGILRVKSKFSRWKNDKNYRFPVLLPKDSYITKLIVLDLHEKMYHSGCYKVLSELRRQFWIPHCFSVVKRILQECILCRKLKQRAIKLNQSPYRLFRQEPPSVPFRTIFIDHIGPYFVLYNGKKVKVWILCITCLWSRAINLKVCLDMTSGEFIRALQLHSFEYGVPELCLSDLGSSLVAGANIITDFLNDPETQNFFEEQGVRPLKFEQYFKGHHPLGGLVEVCVKMVRQLLHCSIKKNVLQYRDFEFVVSQTIHLVNRRPIAFSEGLRDTSDDVIPDPITPEKLIHGLDLISLNLIPAMQPLPTSNDPDWSLNTDPIDTIRTSYEKLKKVRTHLIETYNAEFLNNLMSQAVNDKSRYKPVTHKKLQVGDIVLIKEENCKPTNFPLAVVKDVKTNVLDEVTDAVLLKGKNREMVRRHVTSLIPILTRKEMSQSNIKTLTDHISVNTTDPTANLGEDKPQNKERPKRKAALQSMQKTRGMISDI; encoded by the coding sequence atggcagtatttaaaccagaacgtgacactacaaaatgtcgagtagtatttttatctaatttatgtgaaaataatcctttacagggagtaaccatgagtcacaatcaagccatgttgagtggaccttgtttaaaccaaaagatcaccacagctttattacagctacgctttgattccaaactcctgtgttttgatattaaaaaagcctttctcaacatatgcctctctgatctagattccagcaagttactttttctatggcatcgtaatgtacaaaaaggagattacagtattgttgcatatcgtagcttaagacttccatttggtcttgtttgttccccttgcatattattacttggactttataagattttgatgattgacactgatgatgatgaccaggtaaatttgcttaaaagacacatttattcattaatatatatggataatggcagtattactgcaaataatagtgaaaaattgaagtgggcctttcaagagttaaaaggaatatttgagccctataaattttatcttcagcagtttgtaacaaatgatactgaaattcaagaggaaattgataacagctctggagagaaaactagcagatcagtcaaattattggggctcttatgggatagagttgatgataccctatccactaagcctctagttttagatggtgaggcaaatacaaagaggaatgttttgAAAACTATTGCCAGTCACTATGATGTATTTGGCTTTACTTTGCCCATTCTGAATCGAGCACGActctttctacataaattacaatgtgattcgtcctatacctgggactccaaattgccggatgtagaaattaaagaatggaaaaacataTGTCGACAAGCAAATTCCTCTCCCAGCCTCGGAATTAGAAGATTTGTTGGCCAGAGAAATGGAGAATATAAACTGATTGCCTTTACAGATAGTAGTAAGGATATATACGGAACTGTTATCTTTATTCAGGATATCCAGTCATTAGAAGTGAACTTTGTTCTAGCTAAGAACCGTTTTGTGAATAAGCAATTATCTGGGAAGAGCATGCCTTCCCTTGAGTTTCAGGCCATTACTTTGGGTGCAGAAGTGTTAATAGATACCTATAAGGAATTAACTGGGCCCTCATGTGTTGAAGCAATCAACATAAAAGAACTCCATTTGTTTTCTGATAGCTTGGTATCCTTATCCTGGATTAATTCCCATTGTTATAAATTAGATAAGATGCATAAACACAGCACCTTTATCCGTAATAGGTTAGAACATTTAATTACCTTGTGTGAGATGCATCCTATAAGATTTCaatttgtttcaggtattgaaaatccagctgaccttgtcactcgtgtagcttcatataaaactaccgttaagtctaatttcctctctgggccagtgtttttgaaagaatctgctaacttctattcaagtcgcagtgatataatcaatatcattgtaCCAAACCCCAGGGCAAAATCAGGGGATGTTGTTTCGGAGAATTACAATCAAATTAATTTCGGCTCCACCGAAGAGGAATGTGCAGAACATTTAGCATCAACAGGTGGGTGTTCTGCGTCTTTCAAATCCGGCCAAATTATTACTGGTGCAGCCGCTAAGGGAGAACCAGAGCACTTGGTGACTGTAAACAAATTTTCCAGTTTGTCTAGGCTTGTATCTGTTTATAGGTACGTGTTTAAGTTTATTGAGAGCCTAAAATGCAAACTTTACTCCAGGTATCCTGAGAGGTATGGAAACCTGAGAGTTCTtgacgaaaacttgtatgccaaggcaatgaattacataattagaatAGAACAGCACATTTATTTTCCCGAGATATTCAGGTATTTTGACAGTGGTTCTACGTTCGTTAAAGATATCCCAAACATTGTTAACCAACTCGATGTATATCCTGATAATGAGGGAATTCTAAGAGTGAaaagcaaattctcaagatggaaaaatgataagaattatagatttcctgttttgcttcctaaggatagctacatcacaaaattaattgttttagatttgcatgagaaaatgtatcactcaggctgttacaaggttttgtctgaattaagaagacaattttggattccacactgtttctctgttgtgaaacgcatcctgcaagaatgcatactttgtagaaaactgaagcagagagctattaaactaaatcaatctccctacaggttattcagacaagaaccacctagtgttccctttcgtactatattcatagatcacataggcccttactttgtactttacaatggcaaaaaggtgaaagtctggattctttgcatAACTTGCCTCTGGTCTAgggctattaatttaaaagtttgtcttgacatgacctcaggtgagttcattagagctttacagcttcattcatttgaatatggagtgcctgaattatgtttatctgatcttggttcatccttagttgcaggagctaacataattactgactttctgaatgatccagaaacccagaatttttttgaagaacaaggagtacggccattaaaatttgagcaatattttaaaggccatcatcctcttgggggattagtggaagtatgtgtgaagatggtccgtcagttgcttcattgctcaatcaagaaaaatgttcttcaatacagagattttgagtttgtggtttcacaaactattcacctggttaatcgaaggcctattgctttctcggaaggtctaagagataccagtgatgacgtaattccagaccctattaccccagagaagttaatacatggcttggacttaatatctttgaatcttattccagccatgcagccgcttcccactagcaatgatcctgattggtctttaaacactgaccctattgataccataagaacaagttatgagaaactgaagaaagtgcgcacacatttgatagaaacctacaatgcagaatttttgaataatttgatgtctcaggctgtcaatgataaaagtagatataagccggttacccacaaaaaattacaggtaggggacattgtactgataaaagaggagaattgcaaACCTACCAATTTCCCATTGGCAGTTGTTAAAGACGTTAAAACTAACGTACTTGATGAAGTAACTGACGCTGTTCTGCTTAAAGGTAAAAACAGGGAGATGGTTCGACGACACGTCACATCTTTAATCCCTATATTAACGCGCAAGGAAATGtcacaatcaaatattaaaacattgacAGATCATATTTCTGTTAATACTACCGATCCCACGGCAAACCTGGGGGAAGATAAGCCTCAGAATAAAGAGAGGCCCAAGAGGAAAGCTGCTCTGCAAAGCATGCAAAAGACTCGAGGTATGATCAGTGACATTTGA